AATGTTACAAACACTATGAAAGATGTTTATTAAAAAAAGAGTATCAAGCCTTAGGGCTTGATATTTTTATATCTATTTTCTTTGGGGGCTCTTATGAAATTCTTATCAAATATATCAAAAGTATCAATTTTTACAATCTTTTTTTTAAGCAATGTTTTCGCACAAATCGATGGAGCTACAGCACATATGGCTGAAGCATTACCTAAAAAAGAGATAGGAAAAGAGTTGTATAATCAATATTGTGCCTCTTGTCATCATGAAAAAAGAGTTGGAATAGATGGTCCACCACTTCTTCCAAATAATCTAAAAAAGTATGATGAAAAAGATTTAGCTTCAAAAATAAAAGATGGGTTTCCACAAACTTTAATGCCCAAATATGACTTTTTATCTCTATACGAATTACATCAAATAGCAAGATATATAAAATCTCCTATTGATGGAGTTTTTTCTTGGGATTTAAATGATATAAATAAATCTATAACTTCATTTAAAGACCCATTAAATCCCTTAAATATAAAAGATAAAGAGCAAATTTTACCAGTAGTTGAAAGAGATGGAAATAAAACTTGGATTATGGAAGATAGAAGAGTTTTAAGTAAATTTCCACTAAATAATATTCACGGTGGAATAAAATTTACTATGGATGCAAAAACTATTTATGTTCCAACAAGAGATGGTTGGATACAAAATTATTCACTTGAAACTGGTCAAAGGATGAATAAAATAAGAGCTTGTATAAATCTAAGAAATATCTCTTTAAGTCGTGATGAGCAAAACTTATTTGCAACATGTCTTTTGCCAGAACAGTTAGTTGTGATGAATCCAAAAACTATGGAAGCAAAAGATATTTTAAAAATAGATGGGAAAATATCTGCTTTATATGAACTATATAGTAAAGATGAGGCTATTTTTACTTTTAGAGATAAGCCATTAATTGGAAGATTAGATACAAAAACAAATGAAATAAAATATATAGATATTAAAGAGCCTATAGAGGACTTTTTTATAGATCCTTTTGATGATTTTTTAATAGGAACTGCAAGAGGAGGAGATGTTTTAAGAGTTTATAGCTTAAAAGATAATAGTGTAGTTTTTGAACATGAAATGAAAGGTATGCCACATCTTTTTTCTGCAACATATTGGTATAAAGATGGAAATTTCTATTTTGCAACTCCTCATATAAAAAAATCTTACATAACTATTTGGAAAATGTATGATTGGGAATTTGTAAAAGAAGTAGATATTAAAGGAGATGGTTTTTTTGTAAAAACACATCCAAATACACCATATTTATGGGCTGACAATGGAAGTGATAAATTAGTTTTAATAGATAAAAACGATTATAGTTTAAAAACAATAACTCCAAGAGAGGGAAAAAAATATATTCACACAGAGTATAGCGGAGATGGAAAATATGCATATTTGAGTATTTATGAACAAAATGGTGAGATAATAGTAATTGATACAAATAGTTTTAAAGAACTAGCAAGTTATGATGCAAATGTACCTGTTGGAAAATATAACTTTATAAATAAAAATAGAGAGTTCTATCCAAGGCTTTTTGGAATAGATATTTTTAAACAAAACTGTAACTCAAAGTTACCTTGCGACAGTTCAAGCTTTAATTATTATGAAAATAAAAGTTTTGAAGATTTTAAAAAAACTATTAAATAAGGAAAAATATGAAAAAATTTATAACAGCATCAATATTTCTAGCTATAAGTTTAAATGCCCAAACTTTAGCAACAGTAAATAATCAAGAGATAAAAGTTGAAGATGTAAACAACTTTTTAAAATCAACAGATCAAAATATGGATTATAATAAACTAGACAATAAAGCAAAAAATCTAACTCTTCATCAAACAATAGAAAAAACTCTTTTAATCCAAGAGGCACAAAAAGAGAATCTTGATAAAACAGAAGAGTTTAAAAATACTATAGAAAATTTTAAGAACTCTTTACTAGTAGAATTTTTTATGAAAAATGAGTTTTCAAAAATAGAAATATCAAAAAATGAGGTTGAAAACTACTATAACTCACATTTATATGAATTTCAACAAGATAAAAAACTAAAAGCTAGGCATATTTTAGTTGAAAATATTAAAACAGCTTCAGATATTATAAAAGAGCTTGAAAAGTCAAAAAACAGAGAGCTTACATTTGTAGAACTAGCTAGTAAAAACTCTATTGATGGCTCAAGAGATAGTGGTGGAGAGTTAGGTTGGTTTTCTAAAGGTGATATGATAGATGAGTTTTGGGATGCAACTTTGAAATTAAAACCTAAAGAATTTACAAAAGAGCCTGTAAAATCGATGTTTGGTTACCATATCATATTTTTAGATGAAATTCAAGAGCCTTTAACAATTAAATTAGACCAAGTTTATAGTAATATTGAAAATCAAATAAGAATGGATAAGTTTCAATCTGTAATTGATGAGAGAATTAAAAATATAAAAAAAGATGCAAAGATTATAATTAAATAAATTTGCATAAAAAAGGGGTTTATTGTGAGATATTTTTTTATATTGGTTTTACTATTTTGTATAAATCTACAAGCTTCACAAAATGATGGAGAGAAACTTTTTAAAAAGTATTGTTGGGGTTGCCATCATGAAACTTCGATGGCTTTTGGACCATCTTTTAATCAAATTGCAAACCAAAGAGATAGTGGACAAATTATTGCACATATTGTAAATCCAAAAAGTAACTATCAATCTTTAGGATATAAAAGA
Above is a genomic segment from Aliarcobacter cryaerophilus containing:
- a CDS encoding nitrite reductase; protein product: MKFLSNISKVSIFTIFFLSNVFAQIDGATAHMAEALPKKEIGKELYNQYCASCHHEKRVGIDGPPLLPNNLKKYDEKDLASKIKDGFPQTLMPKYDFLSLYELHQIARYIKSPIDGVFSWDLNDINKSITSFKDPLNPLNIKDKEQILPVVERDGNKTWIMEDRRVLSKFPLNNIHGGIKFTMDAKTIYVPTRDGWIQNYSLETGQRMNKIRACINLRNISLSRDEQNLFATCLLPEQLVVMNPKTMEAKDILKIDGKISALYELYSKDEAIFTFRDKPLIGRLDTKTNEIKYIDIKEPIEDFFIDPFDDFLIGTARGGDVLRVYSLKDNSVVFEHEMKGMPHLFSATYWYKDGNFYFATPHIKKSYITIWKMYDWEFVKEVDIKGDGFFVKTHPNTPYLWADNGSDKLVLIDKNDYSLKTITPREGKKYIHTEYSGDGKYAYLSIYEQNGEIIVIDTNSFKELASYDANVPVGKYNFINKNREFYPRLFGIDIFKQNCNSKLPCDSSSFNYYENKSFEDFKKTIK
- a CDS encoding peptidylprolyl isomerase encodes the protein MKKFITASIFLAISLNAQTLATVNNQEIKVEDVNNFLKSTDQNMDYNKLDNKAKNLTLHQTIEKTLLIQEAQKENLDKTEEFKNTIENFKNSLLVEFFMKNEFSKIEISKNEVENYYNSHLYEFQQDKKLKARHILVENIKTASDIIKELEKSKNRELTFVELASKNSIDGSRDSGGELGWFSKGDMIDEFWDATLKLKPKEFTKEPVKSMFGYHIIFLDEIQEPLTIKLDQVYSNIENQIRMDKFQSVIDERIKNIKKDAKIIIK
- a CDS encoding c-type cytochrome; amino-acid sequence: MRYFFILVLLFCINLQASQNDGEKLFKKYCWGCHHETSMAFGPSFNQIANQRDSGQIIAHIVNPKSNYQSLGYKRTAMPAFSQLNAKELQDLTNFILSFKDK